The following DNA comes from Deltaproteobacteria bacterium.
GATTATATCACCAAACCCTTCCAGGTGGAGGAAGTCCTGGCCCGAATCCAGACCCATCTGGAACTGCGCCGGGCGCGGCAAGTCCTGGAGGACCGCAACGCGGCCCTGGAAAAGGCCCTGGACCAGCTCGAAAAAGCCCAAAGCCGCCTGATCCAGGCCGAAAAAATGGCGGCCCTGGGAGTCATGGCCGCCGGCGTGGCTCACGAAATCAACAACCCCGTCAATTTCATCAAGACCAGCTGCCACGGCCTGCGCCAGGACATGCGCGACGTGCTGGCGATCATGGACTTCTGCGCCGACCGCGTCCCGGACAGCTCCCGACCGGCCGTGACGGAGTTCAAGAAATCCATGGATCACGAAACCCTGATCCGGGAAATACCAGCGCTCTTCGACAGTATCGATCAGGGACTGGCCCGCGTCGTGGACATCGTCAAAAGTCTGGGCACCTTTGCCCGCTCCGACGAGACCATCAGCCGCGAGATTGATTTGCGGGAGGTCATGGACGCGGTCCTGATCATGCTGCGCGGCCGGGACAAAAAAAACGTCCGCATCGAGAAGCGCTACGGGCCCGTGCCCCTGGTGACGGGCAACGCCGGCAAACTGAGCCAGGTGTTCATGAACATCCTGGCCAACGCCATGGACGCCTTGGAAGACTCCGGTCCCGACGCCGTGATCGCCATCACGACCGGCGAGGACCTCCGGGACCAGAACCGGTACGGCGTCTTGCGCGTCACGGACAGCGGGCCGGGCATGCCCCCCGACGTCCTCGGACGCATTTTCGATCCTTTTTTCACCACCAAACCCGTGGGCCAGGGCACGGGGCTGGGCCTGTTCATCTGCGCCAATCTCATCGCCGAACACCATGGTCTGATCGAGGTTGACAGCGCGCCGGGGTCGGGCTCGACGTTTTCCATTCTCGTTCCAGCCGGCACGGAGGCGTCATGCTGACCATGGATGTCCGGACGGACAAACCGCGCGTTCTGTACGTGGATGACGAGATGGAAAACCTGCATGGATTCAAGGCTCTTTTCCGGCGCGACTACACGATTCTCCTGGCCGAATCGGCCGCCACGGCGCTCAAGGTCTTGCGCTCCGAGCGTATCGACGTCCTGATCACGGACCAGCGCATGCCCGAAATGACCGGCACGGATCTGCTGGAAGTGGCCTCCCGGGAATTTCCGGACACGATCCGCTTCATGCTGACCGGCTACAGCGACTTCGCGCCCCTGGTGGCGGCCATCAACAAGGGCAAGGTCCAGGGCTATTTCTCCAAACCCATCAACCCCGACGAGGTCGCGGCCCAAATCCGCAAGGGCCTGGAACTCTCTCGCCTCAAGGAACGCAACACCCAACTCCTGGCCGCCTACGAACAAAGCCAGCGCCTGCTTGGAGAGGCCCACGCCCTGGCCAGGCTCGGCGTCTGGAGCTGGGACCGGGCCACGGACACGGTCACGTGGTCCCGCGAACTGTGCCGGATGATGAACCGGGACCCCTACCAGGCGCCGCCACGACTTGACGATCTGCCCGAAATTCTCGCGCCGGAAAGCGTCCGGCGTCTGACCGACGCCATACACCGGGCCCTGGACAACGGGGACAACTACGACGTGGAACTGGAATGCGCCGGGGACACCGGCAAGACGCGTTGGGTCAACGCCCTGGGCGGACCGTCCAAAAACGGCGACGGCCACGTCATCGGGCTGCACGGCACGGTCCAGGACATCACCGAGAGCAAGCGGTTCCGCCAAGAGCTGCGCCAGGCCAGGGATGCCGCCGAGGAGGCCAGCCGGGCCAAAAGCGATTTCCTGGCGAACATGAGCCACGAAATCCGCACGCCCTTGAGTGGGCTCATGGGCGTGCTGCATCTGCTTGAAGCCGGACGGCTGGACGCGGAACAGCGCGCCCTGGTCGGCATGGCCCTGCGCTCCGGAGAACGCCTGACCCGCCTGCTGGCGGATCTGCTCGATCTGTCCCGGATCGAGGCCGGGCGGATGCTCATCAATGTCGAGGCCTTCCAACTGGAGGAAACCCTGACGGCGGTACGCGAGGCCTTCGACCCCCTGTGCCGGGACAAAAACCTGCCCATCGTCATCGACGTCGCCGCCGACGTGCCCGCCACATTGGTGGGCGATGAAGTCCGCATCCGGCAGGTGTTGTTCAATTTTGTGGGCAACGCGCTCAAATTCACGATGCAGGGCCGCATCGAGATCCGTGTGGCCCGGCTGCGCGGACGCACGGCGCGGGAAGTCCGCCTGCTTGTCACGGTCGCGGACTCTGGAATCGGCATCCCCGAAAACAAGCTCGGCCTGCTCTGCAAGCCCTTCAGCCAGATCACCCGGAGTTACACCCGCGCCCAGCAGGGCGCCGGCCTGGGCCTGACCATCAGCCATCGGTTGGTGGAGGCCCTGGGCGGCGCCATGACCATCGACAGCATCGAAGGCCAGGGGACCACGGTCTGGCTGATGCTGCCTCTCGGACTGGCGCCGGAGGACACGAACCAGGACATGCCCACCCCGGACGGGCCGCCATCGCGGTCCAGACCCATGCGCATTTTATTGGTCGAGGATGACGACATCTGCCGGATCACGGCCACGGCCCTGCTCACCCGCATGGGGCACGTGGTCCAAACCGCCGCCCATGGCGACGAAGCCATCGATCAGCTGCGCCAAAGCCGTTTCGACTGCGTCCTCATGGACGTGCAGATGCCGACCATGGACGGCTTGACGGCCACCCGCCTGATCCGCTCGGGCATGGCCGGAGTCCTGGACCCGTCCGTGCCCATCGTGGCCCAGACAGCCTACGCCATGCCCGCGGAGCGGGATTTGTTCCTCGGCGCCGGCATGAACGGCTATATCTGCAAGCCCCTGAGTATCAGGGATCTGGAAACTGTTCTGGAACGCCTGGACCGGACATCATGAGGCGTTGTCGATCCGCCCCAGGGAGCACAGCACGCCGAGCACGCACAGGCCAGCGCAGATTTGAAAAATCACGCGCATGCTGGC
Coding sequences within:
- a CDS encoding hybrid sensor histidine kinase/response regulator; its protein translation is MSQTQPSVMIVDDLVANLTLLTDILKGHGFKVRPATSGRQALDAARHTPPDLVLLDINMPEMDGYEVCRIFKATPALAEIPILFISALDDTTDKVRALREGGQDYITKPFQVEEVLARIQTHLELRRARQVLEDRNAALEKALDQLEKAQSRLIQAEKMAALGVMAAGVAHEINNPVNFIKTSCHGLRQDMRDVLAIMDFCADRVPDSSRPAVTEFKKSMDHETLIREIPALFDSIDQGLARVVDIVKSLGTFARSDETISREIDLREVMDAVLIMLRGRDKKNVRIEKRYGPVPLVTGNAGKLSQVFMNILANAMDALEDSGPDAVIAITTGEDLRDQNRYGVLRVTDSGPGMPPDVLGRIFDPFFTTKPVGQGTGLGLFICANLIAEHHGLIEVDSAPGSGSTFSILVPAGTEASC
- a CDS encoding response regulator, which translates into the protein MLTMDVRTDKPRVLYVDDEMENLHGFKALFRRDYTILLAESAATALKVLRSERIDVLITDQRMPEMTGTDLLEVASREFPDTIRFMLTGYSDFAPLVAAINKGKVQGYFSKPINPDEVAAQIRKGLELSRLKERNTQLLAAYEQSQRLLGEAHALARLGVWSWDRATDTVTWSRELCRMMNRDPYQAPPRLDDLPEILAPESVRRLTDAIHRALDNGDNYDVELECAGDTGKTRWVNALGGPSKNGDGHVIGLHGTVQDITESKRFRQELRQARDAAEEASRAKSDFLANMSHEIRTPLSGLMGVLHLLEAGRLDAEQRALVGMALRSGERLTRLLADLLDLSRIEAGRMLINVEAFQLEETLTAVREAFDPLCRDKNLPIVIDVAADVPATLVGDEVRIRQVLFNFVGNALKFTMQGRIEIRVARLRGRTAREVRLLVTVADSGIGIPENKLGLLCKPFSQITRSYTRAQQGAGLGLTISHRLVEALGGAMTIDSIEGQGTTVWLMLPLGLAPEDTNQDMPTPDGPPSRSRPMRILLVEDDDICRITATALLTRMGHVVQTAAHGDEAIDQLRQSRFDCVLMDVQMPTMDGLTATRLIRSGMAGVLDPSVPIVAQTAYAMPAERDLFLGAGMNGYICKPLSIRDLETVLERLDRTS